The proteins below come from a single Candidatus Nealsonbacteria bacterium genomic window:
- the murC gene encoding UDP-N-acetylmuramate--L-alanine ligase — translation MKEMKIHFIGIGGIGVSALAQYYLVKGHEVSGSDLASSEITEALKKKGAEISIGEHKAENLPKRVNLVIYSPAVQPDNPELKEAKKRKINLQTYPQALGELTKHYYTIAVSGTHGKSTTTSMLGLLLVKAGLDPTVIVGTKLKEFGNSNCKVGKSKYLVIEADEHFASFLNYWPKIIVLTNIEADHLDYYKNLNNILKAFKKYIGHLPEDGYLVANKDDKNIKRAANSIYRLAKSIDYSLKQPEAGKLRKILKVPGEHNVSNALAALMVARTLNIPDKVSFKSLSEYRGVWRRFEEKTIIWRGKKIITISDYAHHPTEIKVTLKAAREKYLYPPKFPPAQISKKFVAGEERKLRRARKKIWCVYQPHQYHRTYCLFAGFVKVFRQAPMDKTIIIDIYDVAGREEKNIKKKVSSEKLVKAINKKNVIYLPKEKVLNYLKESSQFDVLIIMGAGDIYKLINVTKSNRKCSK, via the coding sequence ATGAAGGAAATGAAAATTCACTTTATCGGTATCGGCGGAATCGGAGTTTCCGCTTTGGCTCAATACTATTTGGTAAAAGGCCACGAAGTTTCTGGCTCTGATTTGGCTTCTTCGGAAATCACCGAAGCCCTAAAAAAGAAAGGGGCGGAAATATCAATTGGCGAACATAAAGCTGAAAATTTACCCAAAAGGGTTAATTTGGTAATTTACAGCCCTGCCGTCCAGCCGGATAATCCAGAGTTAAAAGAAGCTAAAAAAAGAAAAATAAATCTTCAAACCTATCCCCAGGCCCTGGGAGAATTGACAAAACACTACTACACAATTGCCGTTTCCGGAACTCACGGAAAAAGCACCACCACCTCGATGCTTGGACTCTTATTGGTTAAAGCGGGATTGGACCCAACGGTAATCGTCGGTACGAAATTAAAAGAGTTCGGAAATTCAAATTGCAAAGTGGGCAAGTCCAAATATCTTGTCATCGAGGCAGACGAACACTTTGCTTCCTTTTTGAATTACTGGCCCAAAATTATTGTTCTAACCAATATTGAAGCTGACCATTTAGATTACTATAAAAATCTGAACAATATTTTGAAAGCTTTTAAAAAATATATCGGACATTTGCCAGAAGACGGTTATTTGGTTGCCAACAAAGACGACAAAAACATTAAACGGGCAGCAAACTCAATCTATCGACTTGCGAAATCAATAGATTATTCATTAAAGCAACCGGAGGCGGGAAAATTGAGGAAGATTTTGAAAGTTCCGGGGGAACATAATGTTTCCAATGCTTTGGCGGCTTTGATGGTTGCCAGAACTTTGAACATTCCCGATAAAGTTTCTTTTAAATCTCTGTCCGAGTACAGGGGTGTTTGGCGTCGCTTTGAAGAAAAAACCATAATTTGGCGAGGTAAAAAAATAATAACTATTTCAGACTACGCTCACCACCCGACAGAAATCAAGGTAACCCTGAAAGCAGCACGAGAAAAATATCTTTACCCGCCAAAGTTCCCGCCCGCCCAAATTTCGAAGAAATTTGTGGCGGGTGAAGAAAGAAAACTTAGGCGGGCGAGAAAGAAAATATGGTGTGTTTATCAACCCCATCAATATCATAGAACGTATTGTTTGTTTGCCGGTTTTGTAAAAGTTTTTAGACAAGCGCCGATGGATAAAACAATAATCATTGATATTTATGACGTGGCCGGACGGGAAGAAAAAAACATAAAAAAGAAAGTTAGCTCGGAAAAATTGGTTAAAGCAATAAATAAAAAAAATGTAATCTATCTGCCGAAAGAAAAAGTTTTAAATTATCTTAAAGAAAGCTCGCAGTTTGATGTCTTGATAATAATGGGCGCCGGAGACATCTATAAATTAATTAACGTCACAAAAAGCAATAGGAAATGCAGTAAATAG
- a CDS encoding MFS transporter, whose product MPLFPKIEKITRDASIIHFFLMFGYKSFSLYFPLFLIARGLSLPEVGYSYLLIYLPLSLFAPIAGFLNHKINPAMLSGVGILGYAVYALGMILIQNPVLFYFWQVLLGISAALFFVSIRAILMGYHLENPDRSFGWFYSAPFYADAVAPAVGAFFIWKFDFAGVFIFSLILHLFTAVFCFVKLKKIAKPLLVEEDKSSSSPFANVRVGDGFNLKDSQDNYKKIFQVLKTKTILPFLLISFSVLLLAGFYRAFFVLFLKDQLVWSQDLILIFISVFSVLFVPLSLLLIKHLEKNNSEKNVFQGSLVAGFFSIIFGLALPVLSFLNVLLINIARSAGSLICNSARSGLISKRLKTEPEEASVIDTIFAPLGVAFGALISGLVIGFLGYQMLFIFAGIFVIIVGLLGKMASQSSHYRFHN is encoded by the coding sequence ATGCCCCTTTTCCCCAAAATTGAGAAAATTACCAGAGACGCCTCCATTATTCATTTCTTTCTGATGTTTGGCTACAAATCCTTTTCTTTGTATTTCCCTTTGTTTTTAATTGCTCGTGGTTTATCTTTGCCGGAAGTCGGTTACTCCTATCTTCTGATTTATCTGCCTCTTTCTCTTTTTGCTCCGATTGCCGGGTTTTTAAATCATAAAATTAATCCGGCAATGCTGTCCGGCGTCGGAATTTTAGGCTATGCTGTTTATGCTCTGGGAATGATTTTAATTCAAAATCCGGTTTTATTTTATTTTTGGCAGGTTTTGTTAGGGATTTCGGCCGCGCTGTTTTTTGTTTCAATCAGGGCAATTTTAATGGGATATCACTTAGAAAATCCTGATCGGTCTTTCGGCTGGTTTTATTCCGCCCCTTTTTACGCTGATGCCGTAGCTCCGGCTGTTGGTGCTTTTTTTATCTGGAAGTTTGATTTTGCGGGCGTTTTCATTTTCAGTTTAATCCTTCATCTTTTTACTGCTGTTTTTTGTTTTGTAAAATTAAAAAAAATAGCCAAGCCCTTGTTAGTCGAAGAGGATAAATCCTCTTCTTCACCCTTCGCTAACGTTCGGGTAGGCGATGGTTTTAACTTGAAAGATTCTCAAGATAATTACAAAAAAATTTTTCAGGTTTTGAAAACAAAAACCATTTTACCCTTTCTTCTGATTTCTTTTTCAGTTTTGCTTTTAGCCGGTTTTTACCGCGCCTTTTTCGTTTTATTTTTAAAAGACCAATTGGTCTGGTCGCAGGATTTAATTCTAATTTTTATATCTGTCTTTTCGGTTTTATTTGTACCCCTGTCTCTTTTACTTATTAAACATTTAGAAAAAAATAACAGTGAAAAAAATGTTTTTCAGGGCAGTCTGGTTGCCGGCTTTTTTTCAATTATTTTTGGTTTAGCCCTGCCTGTTTTAAGTTTTTTAAACGTTTTATTGATTAATATTGCCAGGTCGGCCGGATCCCTGATTTGTAATTCCGCTCGCTCCGGCTTAATTTCCAAACGTCTCAAAACAGAACCTGAAGAAGCTAGCGTCATTGATACTATTTTTGCTCCTTTGGGCGTGGCTTTCGGCGCTTTAATTTCGGGGTTGGTTATTGGCTTTCTGGGATACCAAATGCTGTTTATTTTTGCCGGGATTTTTGTAATAATAGTTGGACTTCTTGGCAAAATGGCAAGTCAAAGCTCGCATTATCGCTTCCACAACTAA